One region of Flavobacterium pisciphilum genomic DNA includes:
- a CDS encoding glycosyltransferase family 2 protein translates to MKKLSVIILTYNEEFYIADAIKSVSFADEIIVLDSHSTDATQEIASKLGVKLIFRNFDNYCCQRNHAISFATGDWILFLDADERVTEKLQAEILKSIESNEFDTYKIWFPHFFMGRFLFHYTDKVVRLMKNKNLAFENEVHEKLILKSKPGVLKNYMIHYTYKGLSHFISKKDKYAWFQAKMSADKGKKVTLFLLFFKPFYRFFHTYIVKRVYLDGVPGLAAAAIDAYGVFSRYAKMMLIEKDLE, encoded by the coding sequence AATGAAGAGTTTTATATTGCTGATGCAATAAAATCTGTTTCATTTGCTGATGAGATCATTGTTTTAGACTCTCATAGTACTGATGCTACACAAGAAATTGCCTCTAAATTAGGGGTTAAGCTCATTTTTAGAAATTTTGACAATTACTGTTGTCAAAGAAATCATGCTATAAGCTTTGCAACTGGAGATTGGATACTATTTTTAGATGCTGATGAAAGAGTTACCGAAAAACTTCAAGCAGAAATACTAAAAAGTATTGAATCGAACGAGTTTGACACTTATAAAATTTGGTTCCCACATTTTTTCATGGGTCGTTTTTTATTTCATTATACAGACAAAGTTGTTCGTTTAATGAAAAACAAAAACTTAGCTTTTGAAAATGAAGTTCATGAAAAATTAATACTAAAATCAAAACCTGGTGTATTAAAAAACTACATGATACACTACACTTACAAAGGATTATCTCATTTCATAAGTAAAAAAGACAAATATGCTTGGTTTCAAGCAAAAATGTCTGCTGATAAAGGAAAAAAAGTAACCCTGTTTTTACTTTTCTTTAAACCCTTCTATCGTTTTTTTCACACTTATATTGTAAAAAGAGTATATCTTGATGGAGTTCCTGGTCTTGCTGCTGCAGCAATCGATGCATATGGAGTATTCTCTAGATATGCAAAAATGATGCTAATCGAAAAAGATTTAGAATAA